AGAAAAATGGGTTTCAGATCCAAAAAAGGCACTTTCGACAACGAGCTTATTGTCACCGTACCTTTTTACAGAAGGGACATAATGCACGAAGTCGACATCATGGAAGACATAGCGATAGCATCGGACTACAACGATTTCCAACCACTCATGCCCGAAAGTTACACTCACGGAGGCCTCTCTCCTATTCAAGAAAAAGCGAACGTCCTCAGGCAAGTTTCAATCGGTCTTGGTTTCCTCGAATACATGGGCAACATTCTCACTTCCTCTGAGATTATGAAAACCTGTGCCGGAAAACACAGCGATCCCGTCGAGATAGCAAATCCTATGACGGCGATGTTCGCCTGCCTGAGAGACAGACTATTCCCTGGTCTTCTTCTGCTGGAATCAAAAAACAGCAAATCGCTTTACCCTCATCTCGTCTTTGAAGCGGGTGAAACAGTCAAAAAATACAAGGAAGACGGTACTTTGAAAACCGGAACCGTCTTTTCGATAGCTTACATGATTTCGGGTCCCGATTCTTCTTTCTCTGAAATGCATTCTGTTATGCAGACTTTATGCGATATGCTTTCAGTTGAGCTTACACTGATTGAAAAGAACTACTGGTTTTTCATTCCGGGAAGAAGCGCCGAAGTGCTTCTCAATGGCAAAGAATCGGGATTTTTAGGCGAGGTGTCTCCCTCCATACTCGATGTACTCGGCGTGAGAATGCCTGTAGTACTCTCTGAAATCTCCGACCTGGATTCCTTTTTTATCTGAAAGAGAAGCTGATTTGAAGTGCTCGACACGCTGGAAAAAAAACATGGCTTTCGAAGCCCGATCAGGCGATCATGAAATCCTTATGGACTCGTCAGAAAATTTCGGAGGCGAAAACAGCGGACCAAGCCCGAAAACGCTTCTTCTTGCGGGCCTAACCGGATGCAGCGGAATGGATGTCGTTTCCATACTTGCCAAGATGAAAGTCTCGGGCTACGAACTTCAGATAGACTGCTCGACCGAAGTGACCGAAGAGCATCCAAAGGTTTTCAGGGAAATTTTTCTAAAATATGTCTTTACCGGAAAAAACCTTCCCGAGGACAAGCTGACAAAAGCAGTCGACATGTCTCTCTCCAAATACTGCGGCGTAGCCGCCATGCTCTCAAAAAACTCGGAAATCCTTCGTGAAATAGAGATCCGATCTTCCTGAAATGTGACGTTCGAGTTTATTTAGCCGAGTACTTTATCCTTTTGATGCGATAGATTTCATAATATATCCTCACTAACATAACAAGCTGATCAAAATCCGGTTACCGGCGATTCCTAGAATCTTGGTGTAATATCTTCAGTGTCCTGTTTTTTATCTTGATCCAGAGGTAAGTGTATTATATCGTTTCCTAACTCAGAAAAATCAAGTTCATTAAGATATAAAACTCTTACGCGGCGGTTGTGTTGAGTGTGGTAATATAGTACTCGCTCGGATAAATCCCACGCCGTTGTCCATATAGTTGAACTCCGCATGCCTTCTTTGCCCAACGATCCGTCTGAGCCTTCGGATGCTCCCAGAGGTATATTAAAATTGTCTAAAATTCTGAACAGTTCATATACTGTTTCCGCGGAATTATCAGTAGACCGTGACGTCTGGGACCATGCAACCGCACGTACGAATCGTGATGGAGGAGTATTGTCGCCGGGTAATCCGATCATACCACTGCCTCCTCCCAAAGGAGCGAAATCAATACCTTCAATGCTTTTATCGGGAAGCGCTACGGGCGACAGATTTACGTAATTTCGCAGATTTGTCATGTGCCAGTCATATGTTGGCCCGTTTGTTATGACACCTAAAGGATTTTCAAAGATCCTTGCTTCGCCTTCGCTAAACTCTATAACTATGGATTTTCCGCTTGCGTCCGTCACCATCCAATGCGCGTATACAGACATGCCGATAGCTTCTTCTGTTACAGACACCACTCTGACTTCGTTTATCCCGCTTCTGACTTCATCAGTCGTCGCAAATTGACTGAGAATATAGTTCGTCAGGTCTATCGCTGTTATCGTAATACCGGCAAGATCCTTTTCAAATATCGGGTATTCGGCAAAGCCTGCGTGATAGAACAGACCTACGGCCAGCCCTCTTTCGTTCATTCCGTCGGCAAGATAATCTCTTCCCATCATATCCAGCCCGACATAACCGTACTTTGCTTGCCATTCTCTGCCATTAAATCCTTCCGGAGTCAGCCCGGTAAATGAATATCCCCTGGGTACGATAATGACTCGTGATTGCAAATCAAACTTACCCCACTCCATGGTCCGTCCGTAAACGACGCTCTCATCCATTGCAATCAGTCTTATGCCGGTACAAGCGTAAGCAGGATTAATTCTTCCGCAGATTAATGTTATGATCATCGTGGCATAGAGTAATAATGTTTTGTTGCCTGTTCTCACTTTTCACCTCTTTGTTTTTCCTTAAAACATATCAGTTTTATCTGGGGCAAACAATCCCGTGCTGAGATATTTTTCACTTGAACCTTGTAATATCACTACTACCGTGATTTTTCACCTTAATTCAACAATCTTTTTATTATTCTTTCAATAAAATCCATTTTTCTAGGCACATTGTGTCCGGAGAGAATGAGTTCTGGTTTCAAAGAAAGATATTTTTCAAGGGCTCCCATGTATTCTTCAATTCCCGTTTCCAGATCAGGAACAATGTTTTCGTCGTCGTCTCCGATGTTATCTCCGACGAACAATATTTTTTCTTTCTCAAAGTAAACGCTTATCCCGTCGTTCGTGTGCCCCGGAGAATAAAACATCAAAACGCCGTCTTTTATTAAACGTAATTCACTGTCGAAAAGGACATCCGGTGATTTTTTTTCTGTTCTTCCACAGACGAATCTCCTGTTGGTCTCGAGCATTCCTTCATATTTTTCGTCAATATTTTTTAAAATCTTTTCGTGAGCTATAATATCATTATCATAAAACTCATAATTTCCCCAGATGTGATCCCAATGATAATGAGTGTTAAGCACTGTGACCGGTTTTGACTTGTCTGTACAACCGGAAAGTATGTTTGCGCTTTCTGAACCAAAACCCGTGTCTATTATGTAATTGTTCTTCTCAGTTTTCAAAACGTAGCAATTGGTAGGGCATCCAGGTATGACATGCTGAACGATAGTGGTAACACTGTCGGATATATTAATCATTTCATAATTCATAGAATCCGCCTTTCAGTTATCCCAGCAACACGTCGTCATAGTTGCCCCCGGAGATAACAATTTAAACATCTTTTATTTTCGACTACATTGAAAAGCGCATTTCACGATAGTAATTGTCAAAGTCTCGATCTTTTATCTACTTTAACACCGCTAATACAAGAATTCATATCACAAGCCGGCGACAAAATTATGGCTTATAAATTCCCGGTTATCAGATAAATCGGAATCATGCTTTCAAACCTCGTCCCGCCATAATTTCCGTAAGTTTATCGTATAGTTCGTCAGGTCCGCATTTCAGTGAAAGGACTGAAATCCTGAAAGGAGTTCCATAAGTTTTCTCGTTTGATTTCAAAAAATACCTGTTAATCGGATTCGCTTTCCCGATGTATTCCTGGGGATTGTAAACATGTATCAACACCAGTTTCTCCTTGCCTATTAGTTTAATTTCTATTAATTTTATGTCTCTCCATTTAATTAGATGACCGCTTGCAAAATTTGATCTGTCGAATATTCCGTTTTTATCCATCACCAGTCCCGGGTTGGTGTCGAGAGCTCTGTTCAAACCGTAAATACATAATGCTCCGCCGAAACTCAGGATAGTGAAAGCGGCAATCCTTACGTGCTCAGGATTCACAGGATAAAATTTTTCCAAATCCGACCAAAGTCCGATTCCGATAGGGATCAAAAAACATGAAACGAATATGGCTGCGATGGCTTTTGTTTTTTCTTTTTTGATTACAATCTCACCTTTTACTTCTTTGATCATAATTTCCTCCATCCGATCATATTTTATATCTTGCATTTTATAGTGGCAATGAACATAGTAAAATAAAGAGGCATAATACATCGATGATGTCCTCAATACTTAATTCCGCATAGAAGAAAAGAATCAAAAGTTTTTTTATCAAAATTGCTATTGACAAAACACGTTTTTATTGTTAGATTTAACTAACAAGAGGTGAACTATGAAAAATAAATTAACATCTAATATGGAAGATTACCTGGAAGCAATTTTGGACTTAATGAATAAAGAGAAAACAGTCCGCGTCACTGATGTCAGCAAAATACTTAATGTAAAAAAGCCCTCTGTTAATTCTGCCGTCAGAAAACTTAAATCTCTTAAATTAGTAAACCAGGAAAGATACGACAAAATATTCCTTACAGAAAAAGGCAAAAAAGAAGCCGAAAAAATAAAACACAAACACGATGTGCTGTTGAACTTTTTAAGTGAATATCTCGGAGTGCCGAAAGAAACCGCCGTTGAAGAAGCCTGCAAGATCGAACACACCATCAGCAACGACACCCTCGAAAGAATTTCGGACTTTGTTGAATTTTTAGATAAATCCGAGTTTTTCGTTAAAAATGAATGGCGATCAAAACCAAACCATGAAATCGTTTAGACCATCGGATTTTTTCGGTGTTCCGAAATTATGTTACGGAGGGACAATGAAAACTCGCAGTGATGAAATTTTCCCTCTGATTCTCGCCAAAGAAGGAGAATCTCTTATAATCAGCGATATAAGAGGGGGAAAGTTTTTCAAGGATAAGTGCATAAGCATGGGTATCATACCCGGCGTTAAAATAGAGATATCAAATAACAGCAGGGGGGGGCCCTGCCTTATGAAAATAGGCGATTCCCGTATAATTATCGGAGGCGGGATGATGCACAGAATTTTTGTTAAGAGAACGTGACCTCAATCGATCTTTTTACTGCCTGAGTCATGGAAATAGCCACAGTAGCCCTGATGGGGATTCCCAATTGCGGAAAAACGACCGTATTCAACGCTTTGACCGGCGGCAATGTCAAAACCGGAAACTGGCCTGGAGTTACAGTCGAAAAAAGAGAAGGAAAACTTAAACGCGACGACAGTTCGGATCTTTCCCAAAAAGAAATAACCGTTGTGGATCTTCCGGGTACATATTCATTGTCAGCCCTTTCTGAAGATGAAAAAGTTGCAAGAGATTACGCATTGAGCGGTGAACCTTCCTTGATACTCAACATACTTGACGGCTCCAACCTTGAAAGAAGCCTCTATCTGACGGCTCAGATAATCGAGATGAAAGTCCCTCTTGTGGTTGCAGTCAACATGACTGACGTCGCCGAAAGGCACAAGATAAATATCGACCTCAAAGAGCTTTCCAAACAATTGTCCGTACCGGTCATAGGTATAAGCGCTCTTCGAAAATGCGACATCGCTTTTCTAAAAAAAATGCTGAAAGACAATATCGAAAATAAAATCGTAACTGGATCGCGCATTGAATATCCGAACGAAATTGAATCCGCTGTTTTTCAGTGGCAGAAAAAATCCGGCTTGATTGCTGAAGAAACCGGTATAAATGCGAGGTGGCTCAGCATAAAACTCCTCGAAGACGACAGCTGGGTGAAAAATAAGTTTTTAGAAAAGAGTG
This DNA window, taken from candidate division WOR-3 bacterium, encodes the following:
- a CDS encoding OsmC family protein; this translates as MAFEARSGDHEILMDSSENFGGENSGPSPKTLLLAGLTGCSGMDVVSILAKMKVSGYELQIDCSTEVTEEHPKVFREIFLKYVFTGKNLPEDKLTKAVDMSLSKYCGVAAMLSKNSEILREIEIRSS
- a CDS encoding choloylglycine hydrolase family protein; this encodes MIITLICGRINPAYACTGIRLIAMDESVVYGRTMEWGKFDLQSRVIIVPRGYSFTGLTPEGFNGREWQAKYGYVGLDMMGRDYLADGMNERGLAVGLFYHAGFAEYPIFEKDLAGITITAIDLTNYILSQFATTDEVRSGINEVRVVSVTEEAIGMSVYAHWMVTDASGKSIVIEFSEGEARIFENPLGVITNGPTYDWHMTNLRNYVNLSPVALPDKSIEGIDFAPLGGGSGMIGLPGDNTPPSRFVRAVAWSQTSRSTDNSAETVYELFRILDNFNIPLGASEGSDGSLGKEGMRSSTIWTTAWDLSERVLYYHTQHNRRVRVLYLNELDFSELGNDIIHLPLDQDKKQDTEDITPRF
- a CDS encoding MBL fold metallo-hydrolase — protein: MNYEMINISDSVTTIVQHVIPGCPTNCYVLKTEKNNYIIDTGFGSESANILSGCTDKSKPVTVLNTHYHWDHIWGNYEFYDNDIIAHEKILKNIDEKYEGMLETNRRFVCGRTEKKSPDVLFDSELRLIKDGVLMFYSPGHTNDGISVYFEKEKILFVGDNIGDDDENIVPDLETGIEEYMGALEKYLSLKPELILSGHNVPRKMDFIERIIKRLLN
- a CDS encoding metal-dependent transcriptional regulator, giving the protein MKNKLTSNMEDYLEAILDLMNKEKTVRVTDVSKILNVKKPSVNSAVRKLKSLKLVNQERYDKIFLTEKGKKEAEKIKHKHDVLLNFLSEYLGVPKETAVEEACKIEHTISNDTLERISDFVEFLDKSEFFVKNEWRSKPNHEIV
- a CDS encoding ferrous iron transport protein A, which codes for MKTRSDEIFPLILAKEGESLIISDIRGGKFFKDKCISMGIIPGVKIEISNNSRGGPCLMKIGDSRIIIGGGMMHRIFVKRT